The sequence GAAGATCCTGAGCTGGAAGCTTACAGACAGATGCAGGCTGAATACAGCCGGACAGGGTTTGAATTGTTTATATACTATCCAGTCAGCTTTCATTTTCCCGGATGGAGCTATCCCGATGTGACCTACAGCTGGGGACCGGCCCATATACAGCTCCCCGGTCCCAATGTCAGCTTTGCCGGCCTGGGGGCCGGTTTCGAACTGGACTTCGGCAGCCGCAAAGCTGTCATCAGAAATATGGGTTTTGGAGGGAATCTGGAAATCAGCACCCTCACAAGCTGGAACATGAAGCCCGGCGTCCAGATGGGGCTGGTTCTCTCCTACTTCTATCTCTTTTACAAAACCGATCTGCAAAGAACTCTGAATTACAGCATCAGGGGAGGCATAGGCGTCGGGAGGGCACAGAACGGGGAGACCCTCTTTGCCTATCCCGAAGAGAGGGAAGATACGGCGGGTCCCCTGTATTCACTGGAGGCGGCTGTGATCCTTCCCGGGGTCAAGCGTTTCCGCTTCCAGGCTGGTCTGGCCTACCGTTATCTGGCCATCAATACGAAGAACATCCACATCCTGTCACCCATGATCCGGGCGGGATTCCGCTTCTGAGAGAAAATCCACGAGCATCCTGCCGGCAATGCTTCCTGGCCCGGGAATCTCAGGCAGAGCATCCGGGCTGAACCAGCGGGCGTCCAGGATTTCCTGACCATCAGGCACAGGTTCGGACTCATCCAGAGCTTCAGCTGTAAAGGCCAGCATAAGAGAGTGAGGCATGGGCCAGGACTGGGATGCAAAATAGCTGATATTCTGAACCCGCAGGCCGACCTCTTCAAAAACTTCACGGTGGATCGCCTGTTCCAGAGTTTCACCAGGATCAACAAATCCCGCAATATGTGAATAGAGACCTTCCGGGAAATTGGCATTATGGGCCAGCAGAATCTTTTCGCCCTTTGTGATGCGGATGATGACAGCAGGGGCCATCCTGGGATACCAGTGATCACCGCAGGAAGGGCATTTCTGAACATGCTCGGTCTCTGACAATTCAGTCGCTGTGCCGCAGGAACCGCAGAACCGGTGAGTCCGTCTCCATTCCTGAAGCTGTTTGCCCCGGCTGACGGGATATTGATCCAGGGGATACAGGGCACGGTAACCGTCCCTGAAGCTCACCCACTCCATACCGGCGGGAAGGGGAACCTGTTCCTCGAAGGAGAGGCAAGTGCAGTCCTGTCCCGCAAGGAGACCCAGATAAAGAGAGAAATCTGCTTTTATGCCGGGAATCTCCTTCAGAAAGGGGCTGCCCTCGGTATCGACAGCCATATATCGTTCCTTTTCAGAAAACAGCAGCCATATTTTTTCCGATTCATTATTTTCTGGTATAAAGCGGGGTATAAATTCCAATTAGAAGCTCCATGAACTAAACTTGATAGAGTAAAGGATTCCACCGGGAGGAAGGACCATGACAGAGAACCTTTTTATAGGTTCAATCATACTAGAAAACCTCGAAAAGACCTATACCCGGTCTGAGCGGATAAAGATCGATAGTGACAGTAAAATCATTGTTCTCAGCGATTTTCATCTAGGCATCGGCAGGAGCCGTGATGAGTTCAGAAAGAATGCCCGCCTTGTCATGACCGTCCTGAAGGAGTGGTATCTACCTCAAGGCTATTCACTTATCTTGAATGGAGATATTGAAGAGCTTCACCGCCTGAAGCTTCCAAAGGTCAGTCGAACATGGGAGTCTCTGTACGAAATTTTTCTGGAATTCAAAAAGGGTCCCGGATTGTATAAGATACAGGGGAACCATGACAGCGGTCTGTCACTGATTCGGAAAAAAGGGAGGAGCGAGGCGGAGCTGGAAGTCAATTCCCGGATTCTGCCGTCTCTGATTCTGGAGTACAAAGAGAATGAAATGCTGGTCCTCCACGGTCACCAGGCTTCCTTGTACAACTCCCCCTTCCGGCACAGGATGAACAAGTTTTTTCTGCGCTACCTGGCCCATCCTCTCCACATCAACAACATCAAGCGGGACTTTCTCAGTGACAGGCCCCTCAAGGCGGAACAGAGGATCTTTGACTTCGCTCGAAGCAAGGGGATTATAGCCCTGGCAGGGCATACCCACAGGGCTCTTTTCGAAGGCCATTCGGAAGAGGAATATCTGAAGATCAGGATAGACAAGATGATCAGGGATTATATGAAACAGGAGGACCCCGATAAAAAAGAGCTGAAGGAGGCTATTTACAACACGGCCGGAATTCTTCAAAAAATGCTTGAAAATGAAGATTATAAAAGCAGGGGTAGCATTTATGATCCCCTCTCCCTGTCCTGTCTGTTTAATTCGGGAACGGTCATACATAAATTCGGGGCTACCGGCATCGAAATCAAAGGGGGCAAGATCTTTTTGACCGCCTGGTTTGACAAAACCAACCCTCAAAGCCGGGTGTTTCTCTACGATGAGAGCTCCTTTCCCTTGAAGGAACACCCCTGGATTCAGAATTACACCCTCAAATCGGACGATCTGGACTACATTTTTACCCGACTCAGCCTGTTAACGAACAAGAAATAAACAAACACCGGGAAAAGCATTGCAGAATCTAGTGATTTAATTTAATTATTAATACAGGATTTAAAATGAAAATATGCAAATAATTGATAATGATGCCTTTAAAACATCCATCGCAGAAGATCTGCGGGATCTACTGTCCATATCTTCAGGTCTCGGAGGGGTCAGTCCCGATGAGGTGAACCGTCCCATGCTTGGACGGCTATATCTCGAGTCTTCCCGTTGTGAAGAACTGCTGGATGCCTATGGGGCACAGCATAATACTCTCTGGAGTCCCCTGAGAAAAATCACGGCGGTGATCAAGGCCTTTTCCAAAGTGGGCTACAGCCTCCTTCATATAAAAAACGCAGCCCCTTCCTACAACCTTGTACAGCTCGATGAAAACTTCATGGAAGCTACCGACAATATGATCGGGTCTGTCTACCACATCCTGGAGAGGGCTTGTCAGGAAATATGCAAACTGAATCAAACTCTGGAGATCAATTCAGACATCAATCCAATGGACAACTACCGCTTTGGTGAAAATAATGTCAACGGACGGCTTTTAGCAGACAGAATACGGAAAGCCTCGGAATACCCCGGAAAAACGGCTGTCTATCTGGCCACCTCCTTTCTGAATCTGGCAGAAGAAAGTATCCTTCTGAAAATATATAAAAAATTAAATGATGATGAGTACAGTTCAGCCATCCCGGAAGAGGTTTCTGAAGAAAAACTGCGGCTTCTGGAAAATAAATTTCATAACCTCCAGTCTCTCTATGACACCTACCTCTCCGGTTCGGATGTGGCTCAGAAAGATCCCAGCCTACCCGTCCTGAGAGGCCATATTTCGGTGGTCTACCACCTCCTGGAATGCGCGACAAACCTGACTCACTACTACGAAAGGCATAGTTTATATTTTCATGAAGACACGATTCTGGATGCTCCGGTTCATGATAAAGAGCTGCTCATCCATCTGATGGAGTACTTTATCGCCTTCCCCGAACGGTATATTCTGGCCTCGCAAAAACTCTGTAAAGGAATCCTGAGGCATTATGCCGAAATGGGAGAGATCGAAGTTCCCATTCCCAACTACAGAGGAT is a genomic window of Oceanispirochaeta sp. containing:
- a CDS encoding metallophosphoesterase family protein gives rise to the protein MTENLFIGSIILENLEKTYTRSERIKIDSDSKIIVLSDFHLGIGRSRDEFRKNARLVMTVLKEWYLPQGYSLILNGDIEELHRLKLPKVSRTWESLYEIFLEFKKGPGLYKIQGNHDSGLSLIRKKGRSEAELEVNSRILPSLILEYKENEMLVLHGHQASLYNSPFRHRMNKFFLRYLAHPLHINNIKRDFLSDRPLKAEQRIFDFARSKGIIALAGHTHRALFEGHSEEEYLKIRIDKMIRDYMKQEDPDKKELKEAIYNTAGILQKMLENEDYKSRGSIYDPLSLSCLFNSGTVIHKFGATGIEIKGGKIFLTAWFDKTNPQSRVFLYDESSFPLKEHPWIQNYTLKSDDLDYIFTRLSLLTNKK
- the nudC gene encoding NAD(+) diphosphatase, which produces MEFIPRFIPENNESEKIWLLFSEKERYMAVDTEGSPFLKEIPGIKADFSLYLGLLAGQDCTCLSFEEQVPLPAGMEWVSFRDGYRALYPLDQYPVSRGKQLQEWRRTHRFCGSCGTATELSETEHVQKCPSCGDHWYPRMAPAVIIRITKGEKILLAHNANFPEGLYSHIAGFVDPGETLEQAIHREVFEEVGLRVQNISYFASQSWPMPHSLMLAFTAEALDESEPVPDGQEILDARWFSPDALPEIPGPGSIAGRMLVDFLSEAESRPDHG